From the Chryseobacterium fluminis genome, the window AGATTTTCCCGCTCCTTTCTTAGCTGAAGATGAGAAACTGCTGGAATTGAGACATAAGAATCTGGATATCGCCAAGCAGTCTTTCATGGATAATCTGAAAAGATTCCAGATTTATTACAAAGAAAATCCACAGGCAGAACATATGAATTTCGTCTTTGGAAAACTGAATAAAGAAATGTGGGAGCTGATGCATAAAAAACATTTCACCCATCATTTTGAACAGTTTGGATTGATTTAATTCAAAATAAAATATAAATTTATATCCCTTTTGGTTTTTACTGGAAGGGGTTTTTTTGATCCTTGTCAATGTTTTAAACCTTGACAGGGATCAATTGTTCATATAAATTTTCGTTGAAGAGCCTCCTTTTATTAAAAATGATAATTACTTTTACAGTAAAATCACAATCTTATTTATTTAAAAGAAAATATGGAACGACAATTTTTCAAAGACTTCGACTTTACCGGTTTCTGGAACGAAAGCAGTTATTCGGAGAGGGACTATATCGAAGAATTTCCTGATGATGCAGCGATAGCTTCTATTGAAGAAGAACTGGGCTATAAACTTCCGGCATCGTATATCGAACTTATGGGAATACAGAATGGAGGTCTGGTCAACAGATCCTGTTTCCCCACATCGGAAGAAAATTCATGGGCCGATGATCATATTGCAATCACCGGAATTATGGGCATTGGAAGAGAAAAAACATACTCGGTGTGTGGAGAACTTGGAAGTCGGTTTATGATAGAAGAATGGGGATATCCGGAGGATGGGATCTATATTTG encodes:
- a CDS encoding SMI1/KNR4 family protein; its protein translation is MERQFFKDFDFTGFWNESSYSERDYIEEFPDDAAIASIEEELGYKLPASYIELMGIQNGGLVNRSCFPTSEENSWADDHIAITGIMGIGREKTYSVCGELGSRFMIEEWGYPEDGIYICDCPSAGHDMILLDYSKCGKDGEPEVVHVDQEADYRKTFLAADFETFIKGLKEEEDFDLD